One Natronococcus sp. CG52 DNA window includes the following coding sequences:
- a CDS encoding DUF1330 domain-containing protein, translating to MPSNSEIHRLTAIQQCPIFQEEITDWEKYLNEYLPPTTETIEDHGGEVIIGIPDPDVVEGEWDHSMTAVIEFPSVEDSRAWYDDPTYEELKPIRHEASEYANAIICPGFSPDDLPD from the coding sequence GTGCCGTCAAACAGTGAAATCCACCGCCTTACAGCGATTCAACAGTGCCCAATTTTCCAAGAGGAGATCACAGATTGGGAAAAGTACCTGAACGAGTACCTCCCGCCGACTACGGAAACTATCGAGGACCACGGTGGAGAGGTGATCATCGGCATCCCCGACCCAGACGTCGTGGAAGGCGAGTGGGATCACTCCATGACCGCCGTCATTGAATTCCCCTCGGTCGAAGATTCTCGCGCCTGGTATGACGATCCGACCTACGAGGAACTCAAACCGATTCGTCATGAGGCAAGTGAGTACGCGAACGCGATCATCTGTCCCGGGTTTTCTCCGGACGATCTCCCAGACTAA
- a CDS encoding ABC transporter permease subunit yields MSLRAMIRKDVQDSVRSGILLTITLLFVLVAGFWAAIQHVPPMYGESDIPTSTLALLNSMGQPMAFFVPLLGLGIAYNSIVGERESGSIKLALSLPNSRRDIVFGKFIGRSVVLAVAILTAYLVVAVIALLTYESFATVEFVLYTAMTVFYGLVYVAIGIGFSSTMNSQSAALAGVTGLYILFQLGWDAVTAVLQTVTVGWVPPESGPPDWVVLVYVLNPTAAMGYATRAIIPEFDAITAYPVSDAFYLQEWVGFPILAVWLLLSLGFGYRTFARTEIQ; encoded by the coding sequence ATGTCACTCAGGGCGATGATCAGAAAAGACGTTCAGGATTCCGTCCGCTCGGGGATTCTACTCACCATCACACTACTGTTCGTCCTCGTCGCCGGGTTCTGGGCGGCGATTCAACACGTCCCCCCGATGTATGGCGAGAGCGACATCCCAACCAGTACGCTGGCATTGTTGAACAGTATGGGCCAACCGATGGCCTTCTTCGTGCCACTGCTCGGATTGGGTATTGCATACAACTCGATCGTGGGTGAGCGCGAGAGTGGAAGCATCAAACTCGCGCTCAGCTTGCCGAACTCGCGACGTGACATCGTATTCGGGAAGTTCATCGGGAGGAGCGTCGTCTTGGCCGTGGCGATACTCACCGCCTATTTAGTCGTCGCCGTCATCGCGTTGCTGACTTACGAGTCGTTCGCGACTGTTGAGTTCGTACTTTACACCGCGATGACGGTCTTTTACGGGTTGGTCTACGTCGCCATCGGGATCGGCTTCTCGTCAACGATGAACTCCCAGTCTGCGGCACTTGCCGGTGTGACGGGCCTCTACATCCTTTTTCAGTTGGGGTGGGACGCCGTCACGGCTGTTCTACAGACGGTGACGGTCGGATGGGTACCGCCAGAATCCGGACCTCCGGACTGGGTCGTATTGGTCTATGTGCTCAACCCGACGGCAGCAATGGGATACGCGACACGGGCGATAATCCCTGAATTCGACGCAATCACGGCGTATCCGGTGTCGGACGCGTTCTACCTTCAGGAGTGGGTCGGGTTTCCAATCCTCGCAGTCTGGCTCCTCCTGTCGCTCGGATTCGGATATCGAACTTTCGCACGAACGGAAATACAGTAG
- a CDS encoding IS5 family transposase: protein MHKVLFRFVKQAVSITRKLTDAAVMQISHPAGNGVAGWKHAVLHFLRLHMEATLVEVLDWAEEMERVRAALVLERGEFPGPSALCKSFDRAPMRIWRELLRLSSELLEQSGHAAIDATYFDRRQASTHYLNRCDRDVRTIQAAFLVDTAQGAVIDVHCSTKWPNGTNIGPQVARRNAGDLLSLAADKGYDDMSFREELRAEGVRPLIKHRVFAPYDHAHNARIEDELYNQRSICETVNSVIKRSYGSAVRARAWYRQFREITLAAAVYNVEQAVKQ, encoded by the coding sequence GTGCACAAGGTTCTCTTCCGCTTCGTTAAACAGGCTGTCTCGATCACACGAAAACTTACTGATGCAGCGGTGATGCAGATCAGCCATCCTGCCGGCAACGGAGTTGCCGGCTGGAAGCATGCTGTCCTGCATTTTCTCCGGCTCCACATGGAAGCGACACTCGTTGAAGTCCTCGATTGGGCCGAGGAGATGGAGCGGGTACGAGCCGCGCTTGTTCTCGAGCGCGGCGAGTTCCCCGGCCCATCCGCGCTCTGCAAGTCGTTTGACCGAGCGCCGATGCGGATCTGGCGAGAGCTGCTCCGACTCTCGTCGGAGCTGCTCGAGCAGTCCGGTCACGCCGCCATTGACGCCACGTACTTCGACCGTCGACAAGCATCGACCCACTACCTCAACCGCTGTGACCGAGACGTACGGACGATACAAGCGGCGTTTCTCGTCGATACCGCGCAGGGCGCGGTTATCGACGTTCACTGCAGCACGAAGTGGCCGAACGGAACCAACATCGGGCCGCAGGTCGCCCGGCGCAACGCCGGCGACCTGCTCAGCCTCGCAGCTGACAAAGGCTACGACGACATGAGCTTCCGCGAAGAACTTCGTGCTGAAGGCGTAAGACCACTGATCAAACATCGCGTCTTCGCCCCCTACGATCACGCGCACAATGCGCGGATCGAGGATGAACTCTACAACCAGCGCTCGATCTGTGAAACCGTGAACTCAGTGATCAAGCGCTCGTACGGCTCCGCCGTCCGAGCGCGTGCATGGTATCGCCAGTTCCGTGAAATCACTCTCGCAGCCGCAGTCTACAACGTCGAACAAGCCGTCAAACAGTGA
- a CDS encoding J domain-containing protein: protein MSNPYEILGVSEGASDEVIDAAYTALVKKHHPDQGGDGEEFDRIKTAYTEITSDSPDTELSVSAPHESVSCPIDAYSVRTQLDSGITIEGDTLSVTLLNLFKSDVSEISMSETTNERFVAIFEIENCSDTLQRWDPLDEMKIIDEEGFTYNSNPQEQASIYRDKLPPRLTTANVELEAASKTHSILILPEFPDNIIPEKIIYTHYIFQGGSTSGRVQGKNRFEFELAEADWHELLPIEA from the coding sequence ATGAGCAACCCGTACGAAATTTTGGGTGTAAGTGAAGGGGCAAGTGACGAAGTTATCGACGCTGCGTACACCGCACTCGTTAAGAAACACCATCCAGACCAAGGAGGGGATGGGGAAGAATTCGACCGGATCAAAACCGCTTACACCGAGATTACGTCGGACTCACCCGACACAGAACTCAGTGTTTCAGCCCCTCACGAGTCCGTCTCGTGTCCGATAGACGCCTATTCGGTCCGCACACAACTCGATTCCGGCATCACTATTGAAGGCGACACGCTCTCAGTGACCCTCTTGAACCTCTTCAAATCCGATGTCTCCGAGATCTCGATGAGTGAGACCACCAATGAACGATTCGTCGCGATCTTCGAGATCGAGAACTGCAGCGACACACTGCAGCGATGGGACCCACTAGATGAAATGAAGATCATCGATGAAGAGGGATTCACGTACAACTCAAACCCACAAGAACAGGCGTCAATATACCGCGATAAACTCCCGCCACGACTGACTACGGCTAATGTTGAATTGGAAGCCGCCTCAAAAACGCATAGCATTCTCATCCTTCCTGAATTCCCCGACAATATCATCCCTGAGAAAATTATCTACACCCACTACATCTTTCAAGGAGGCTCAACTAGTGGGCGGGTACAAGGTAAGAACAGGTTCGAGTTCGAACTCGCAGAAGCAGACTGGCATGAACTCCTCCCAATCGAAGCCTGA
- a CDS encoding ATP-dependent DNA helicase — protein MTVEDTTSTADESTLVPPGRWTTEKLIAAIEAVKRDETGDDWSFNIDQQNAIRHETGPLHLTAGPGAGKTEVVGATVLKWLLVDGVHPTGIIVTTFTEKAARNLKQRLESRLTALGYAGVISVDDLYVGTNHELWGEIMRDFRFDDYRNIQLLDAEAQEMFISQMSDYVDVLAQGDIAAFPDAVPSPENHIRDDTCSKAIAAGAATTLFNRISQFRVDVDELVASDDPAHQRLADGYRDYLDSLRNHSRCDFARLQVWFLDFLESEAGERFVTGDDQRDQAPLQRIAVDEYQDVNPLQQEIYFRLAELMPDSPPTMMVVGDDDQALYRFRGGTVDCLIEFADRLVDRLGLDPDAVTSGQLRMNYRSRPEIVQWTNRHIGHNPTMQVPGARANGKEPIRAHRDPTDEPNVLLLKGDTKADAAAQFAMEVERLRADGGIEDFSQVALLAHSTREYWSQWDSRTFVGECVSALEARNIPVHNPRNKAFAEHEEIQAMLGALARCFDPDLQWAEENVLDYGGLGNKLDTWTSALERVIDRHGATELQAFIEETAGEIRTATEGKAVRLSPVGVFNRLRSLPPFSTWTETANPARKKRLGKLSQMLDSFEGIARGLTDDRRLTRTTHDDFATTSVRFLSDFYWTFCQYLENVPLDDPEDPYDTFPEDHVQVLTVHQAKGLEFPIVFVASLERTSDKVVTFEDGDPLPRLADQLAPYTERTPPTDVVTRAERDLIRQFYVAHSRAQDKLVLLSADYYLRGADGSTVLPSLGADDGVPLTESWFDSSQRVDQGARIAPPGTAISESQSGGLQRPYSIVGDVLSFRRCKRQYGYLADSEFAAGRQTQLFAGLVVHQTLDWAHRYYNGDVEGVTGGSVPSTSDLREEFDDVVTALRDQRILPMGTAAVDAVFEHVARFNRRIGPDLYPKIIDTECTLRFNTGSFLLTGVADVIADDDGNVQLCDYKASTRPDGSSGGYLDDYREQLLVYAGLFARKEGIFPDSVVLYFLGEDDPEDTRLEFEFTEADVRAAMDRFTETVHHLEHARETNSWSVMDPDNLPDEATCDECPVRWDCQYRDYDDR, from the coding sequence ATGACTGTAGAGGATACAACTTCAACGGCAGATGAATCGACCCTGGTTCCACCGGGACGATGGACCACCGAGAAACTCATTGCGGCGATCGAAGCGGTCAAACGCGATGAGACCGGCGACGACTGGTCGTTCAACATCGACCAGCAGAACGCTATCCGCCACGAAACCGGCCCCCTCCACCTCACCGCGGGTCCAGGTGCAGGAAAAACCGAGGTCGTCGGTGCAACCGTCCTCAAGTGGCTACTGGTCGACGGTGTCCATCCAACGGGTATCATCGTGACGACTTTTACTGAGAAGGCCGCGCGGAATCTCAAACAACGCCTGGAGTCTCGTCTGACGGCTCTCGGCTACGCGGGCGTCATTTCGGTCGACGACCTGTACGTCGGGACGAACCACGAACTCTGGGGCGAGATCATGCGCGACTTCCGGTTCGATGACTATCGGAACATTCAGTTACTCGACGCGGAGGCCCAAGAGATGTTCATCTCACAGATGAGCGACTATGTCGACGTTCTCGCACAGGGGGACATCGCCGCCTTCCCGGATGCAGTTCCGAGTCCTGAGAATCACATTCGCGACGACACGTGCTCGAAAGCGATCGCTGCTGGGGCGGCGACCACCTTGTTCAACCGGATCTCGCAGTTCCGGGTCGACGTTGATGAACTCGTTGCATCTGACGATCCTGCCCATCAGCGACTCGCTGACGGATACCGTGACTACCTCGACTCACTCCGTAATCACTCGCGGTGTGACTTCGCGCGGTTGCAGGTGTGGTTCCTCGACTTCCTCGAGTCGGAAGCAGGCGAGCGCTTCGTCACCGGCGACGATCAGCGAGATCAGGCGCCACTGCAGCGCATCGCAGTAGATGAGTATCAAGACGTCAATCCGCTACAGCAGGAGATCTACTTCCGACTGGCCGAACTGATGCCAGATTCACCTCCGACGATGATGGTCGTCGGAGATGATGACCAGGCGCTGTACCGGTTTCGGGGTGGTACCGTCGACTGTCTCATCGAGTTCGCCGACCGGTTGGTGGACCGACTCGGACTCGATCCCGATGCTGTAACGAGCGGCCAACTGCGAATGAACTACCGGTCTCGCCCGGAGATCGTCCAATGGACGAACCGCCACATCGGCCACAACCCAACGATGCAGGTCCCTGGTGCCCGCGCTAACGGAAAGGAACCGATTCGGGCTCACCGCGATCCCACGGACGAACCGAACGTCCTGCTGCTAAAAGGCGATACGAAAGCCGACGCAGCGGCTCAGTTCGCTATGGAGGTAGAGCGGCTCCGTGCTGACGGTGGTATCGAAGATTTCAGTCAGGTCGCGTTGCTGGCTCACAGCACCCGAGAATACTGGTCCCAGTGGGATTCTCGGACGTTTGTTGGGGAATGCGTGTCCGCACTTGAGGCGCGCAATATCCCCGTCCACAACCCGCGAAACAAAGCATTTGCCGAACATGAGGAGATCCAGGCGATGTTGGGCGCGCTCGCCCGGTGTTTCGATCCTGATCTCCAGTGGGCCGAGGAGAACGTCCTCGACTACGGTGGTCTCGGAAACAAACTCGACACGTGGACGTCGGCCCTTGAACGCGTCATCGACCGTCACGGTGCGACCGAACTGCAGGCGTTCATTGAGGAGACAGCCGGGGAGATTCGGACCGCCACCGAGGGTAAGGCTGTTCGGCTGTCTCCAGTGGGTGTGTTCAACCGTCTTCGGTCGCTTCCACCGTTCTCTACATGGACTGAGACAGCAAACCCCGCGCGCAAAAAACGCCTCGGAAAGTTGAGCCAAATGCTCGACTCCTTCGAAGGGATCGCTCGTGGGCTCACCGATGACCGGCGACTGACTCGGACGACTCACGACGACTTCGCGACCACCTCGGTCCGGTTCCTCTCGGATTTCTACTGGACGTTCTGCCAATACCTGGAAAACGTTCCTCTCGACGACCCGGAGGACCCGTACGATACGTTTCCGGAAGACCACGTTCAGGTGTTGACCGTCCACCAGGCGAAAGGACTCGAGTTCCCGATCGTCTTCGTAGCGAGCCTCGAGCGAACGTCCGACAAGGTCGTAACGTTCGAAGACGGCGACCCGCTACCCCGCCTCGCCGACCAACTCGCTCCGTACACAGAGCGAACGCCACCAACCGATGTCGTAACGCGCGCCGAGCGGGACCTCATCCGGCAGTTCTACGTCGCTCATTCGCGCGCTCAGGACAAACTCGTCCTGCTGAGTGCCGACTACTATCTCCGCGGTGCGGATGGGTCGACGGTTCTTCCGTCGCTCGGCGCTGACGATGGCGTCCCCCTGACGGAATCCTGGTTCGATTCCTCCCAGCGCGTCGACCAGGGGGCCCGAATCGCACCCCCGGGGACGGCCATCTCCGAATCCCAGTCCGGTGGTCTTCAACGGCCGTACAGCATCGTCGGCGATGTTCTGTCGTTCCGGCGGTGTAAGCGCCAGTACGGTTACCTCGCGGATAGCGAATTTGCAGCCGGCCGTCAGACTCAGCTGTTCGCCGGTCTAGTGGTCCACCAGACGCTAGACTGGGCCCACCGGTACTACAACGGTGATGTCGAGGGCGTTACTGGTGGCTCGGTTCCGTCGACGTCTGACCTCCGCGAGGAGTTCGACGATGTCGTCACGGCGCTTCGCGACCAGCGGATCTTGCCGATGGGAACTGCTGCTGTGGACGCCGTCTTCGAGCACGTCGCCCGGTTCAACCGACGAATCGGGCCTGACCTCTATCCAAAAATCATCGATACGGAGTGTACACTCCGATTCAACACGGGTAGCTTCCTGCTCACAGGCGTTGCCGACGTAATCGCTGACGACGACGGCAACGTACAGCTCTGTGATTACAAAGCGAGTACGCGGCCGGACGGGAGTTCCGGAGGGTATCTCGATGATTACCGCGAACAGTTGCTGGTCTATGCCGGCTTGTTCGCCCGGAAAGAAGGGATATTCCCTGACAGTGTTGTCCTGTACTTCTTAGGAGAGGACGACCCAGAGGACACGCGCCTCGAGTTCGAGTTCACCGAGGCCGATGTCCGGGCAGCGATGGATCGATTCACCGAGACGGTGCACCACCTCGAGCACGCTCGAGAGACCAACAGTTGGTCGGTGATGGATCCAGATAACCTCCCCGACGAGGCGACGTGCGATGAGTGTCCCGTTCGATGGGACTGCCAGTACCGCGACTACGATGACCGGTAG
- a CDS encoding transcription initiation factor IIB family protein, translated as MSSSDRFTDNDENGDYASDEHDSGCPECGAGTTVDRYEVVCSVCSLVVRGAMADPEDERTWQQSRSGDVTNHRTQAATVVRHDKGLGSCVGNQRDEPGKRYYHELDPSTGNIRKVRHPKTLRDIHERTCRPTNTNALQYALSEVAHLVAQLHLPIYVHTEAARVLHGAHENNEDADLFRQYKPEVCAAGAVGIAAAVHRTPREWETIAEHTDFDSHTIQRTQMLIRSKTCVRKDDNPSTRLVKPRDFVPRYAAAVAGAVDDEPDGRHLPSVLATNGEALLAEAMDADPMIDNGRNATSLAAAAVYLAGQSSAVSISQRLVAEVLLVSRRAISERSRDIRNALE; from the coding sequence ATGTCTTCAAGCGATAGATTCACCGACAATGATGAGAACGGAGATTATGCGAGCGACGAACATGATTCTGGGTGCCCCGAGTGTGGTGCAGGCACGACCGTAGACCGATACGAGGTGGTCTGTAGTGTGTGTTCCCTCGTCGTACGGGGGGCGATGGCAGACCCCGAGGACGAGCGAACGTGGCAGCAGTCGCGCTCGGGAGACGTAACTAACCATCGAACACAGGCGGCAACTGTTGTTAGACACGACAAGGGTCTCGGTTCGTGTGTGGGCAACCAGCGGGATGAGCCAGGAAAACGGTATTACCACGAGCTCGACCCTTCGACTGGAAACATACGGAAGGTACGGCATCCGAAAACCCTCCGTGATATTCATGAGCGTACATGTAGGCCGACCAATACGAACGCATTACAGTATGCGCTCTCGGAGGTCGCGCACCTAGTCGCTCAACTGCACCTTCCCATTTACGTACACACAGAGGCTGCACGGGTCCTCCACGGTGCACACGAGAACAACGAGGATGCAGACCTGTTTCGACAATACAAACCAGAGGTGTGCGCAGCAGGGGCGGTCGGTATCGCCGCGGCCGTCCACCGAACGCCTCGGGAATGGGAAACCATCGCCGAGCACACCGACTTCGATTCTCATACGATTCAACGGACACAGATGCTGATTCGCTCAAAAACGTGCGTTCGGAAAGACGACAACCCCAGCACTCGGCTGGTAAAACCGCGGGACTTTGTTCCACGCTACGCAGCAGCGGTCGCTGGAGCGGTTGACGACGAACCTGATGGCCGTCACCTGCCGTCGGTGCTCGCGACGAACGGTGAAGCACTCCTCGCTGAAGCGATGGACGCCGACCCAATGATAGACAACGGCCGCAACGCAACGTCCCTGGCCGCGGCGGCGGTCTACCTCGCGGGTCAGTCCTCCGCGGTTTCGATTTCCCAGCGGCTTGTGGCCGAGGTGCTCCTCGTCTCTCGTCGGGCAATCAGCGAGCGTTCCCGCGATATCAGAAACGCACTCGAGTAA
- a CDS encoding ATP-binding protein: MTSSDTEHGKGEQDNNESRHIEDPDNPEGIKYAHAMPSRRSYDSLASDISVESAVGELVDNSSDSAVLSGIENVNISFDLKEIDGNEVLVYQDPAGGVRRRDAGIFMGIGRSRDEGADEQYVGTFGLGAKRALRRLGNEFTIASRHHDEDEGWEYTVPSEWFEDNEDDDASEWKFELEPADLEPGETVIEIHDLNFDWEERRDGLKEWLATTYQKFLRSDPDVPLNMTIELDGEQIETPEPVEWSYSPWLDGLHPRTFTGLEFTNNGTTVQAQITIGVLRKGNRHRTGTYIFCQNRLVEGNLTDETGGFGLTLRKFNPSQNKRLRIEVELFGDASDLPWSADKSRLQPTHWTLTPQPGKGVFWWLDRVADRHMSASRYGTFGDFVHSPAVIEPYSADSPYAANSGEIEEIGIGKKQRKLRRGEVGHVRIHYKPSNDYDAIDRLGKIADTHARLGVVAESMSDISIAEGTGGFSGEHYPEWARPTYEALVGKRFVDRYFDIKNKEFTHETAEQMLDSNDPVTLVADAHSVTGDYQTIAQYLTEVSDLPDTDNYNINSEGSDDVQDLIDQIVKAANRTFTSETRRTEDPVWAVPRYHAQLAIGAADDVDVESFEIGDSPILRLETGGPIAKEDDEKEGSSKSTSGKSDRKQQDASTVDDGSKQKPLIKEQNDGPSASPTKDDSTKEGEQSAPGKKADRESPTTDERGAESSRVTLAEFCEQHSDLVGDLDEETLKEDDALIEHISERLRVANFVAEQGQKMKN; the protein is encoded by the coding sequence ATGACTTCCAGCGATACAGAACACGGCAAAGGGGAACAAGATAACAACGAAAGCCGCCATATAGAGGATCCTGATAATCCTGAAGGGATTAAGTACGCACACGCGATGCCATCTCGGCGCTCCTATGACAGCCTTGCATCAGATATCAGTGTTGAGTCTGCAGTCGGCGAACTTGTGGATAACTCCAGTGACAGCGCTGTTCTGTCCGGAATTGAAAACGTCAATATCTCGTTTGACTTGAAAGAGATCGACGGAAACGAAGTTCTCGTCTACCAAGACCCGGCTGGCGGAGTCCGCAGACGCGATGCAGGCATATTCATGGGCATCGGACGGAGTCGTGACGAAGGTGCAGACGAACAATATGTCGGTACATTTGGTCTGGGTGCCAAACGTGCCCTCCGGCGGTTAGGAAATGAGTTCACAATCGCCAGCAGACACCATGATGAGGACGAAGGATGGGAGTACACCGTTCCTAGTGAGTGGTTCGAAGACAACGAAGACGATGACGCATCAGAGTGGAAGTTCGAACTAGAACCTGCAGATCTCGAACCCGGAGAGACGGTTATTGAGATTCACGATCTGAATTTCGACTGGGAAGAACGTCGAGATGGGCTTAAGGAGTGGCTCGCCACTACGTATCAGAAGTTCCTCCGGTCAGATCCCGATGTTCCGCTCAATATGACGATTGAACTCGATGGCGAACAGATTGAAACGCCAGAACCAGTCGAATGGAGTTACTCCCCATGGCTCGATGGCTTACACCCTCGTACGTTCACCGGCCTTGAGTTCACGAACAACGGAACTACCGTCCAAGCACAGATCACGATCGGCGTACTTCGCAAAGGAAACCGGCACCGTACTGGTACGTATATTTTCTGCCAGAACAGACTGGTTGAAGGAAATCTTACTGATGAAACAGGTGGGTTCGGCCTTACACTTCGGAAGTTCAATCCATCCCAAAACAAACGACTCCGAATCGAAGTCGAACTCTTTGGCGATGCTAGCGACTTGCCGTGGTCGGCGGATAAGAGCAGGCTTCAGCCTACCCACTGGACACTTACTCCACAGCCAGGAAAAGGCGTGTTCTGGTGGCTCGACAGAGTTGCAGATCGCCATATGAGTGCGAGTCGGTATGGAACGTTTGGTGATTTCGTCCACAGTCCCGCAGTCATTGAACCGTATAGCGCCGATAGCCCTTACGCAGCCAACAGCGGGGAGATCGAGGAGATCGGCATCGGGAAGAAACAACGCAAACTCCGACGCGGAGAGGTGGGTCACGTACGGATCCATTATAAACCATCAAACGACTACGACGCCATCGACCGTCTCGGGAAGATTGCTGATACCCATGCGCGGTTGGGTGTTGTCGCCGAATCGATGTCTGATATCTCGATAGCAGAAGGCACTGGCGGGTTCAGTGGGGAACACTACCCAGAATGGGCCCGACCCACCTATGAGGCATTAGTTGGCAAACGATTCGTAGACCGGTACTTCGACATCAAAAACAAGGAATTCACTCACGAGACAGCCGAGCAGATGCTCGATTCCAACGATCCCGTAACACTCGTTGCCGACGCACACAGCGTTACTGGTGACTACCAAACGATTGCTCAGTACCTCACAGAAGTGAGCGACCTCCCAGATACTGACAATTACAACATCAACAGCGAAGGGAGTGATGATGTCCAGGATTTGATTGATCAGATCGTCAAGGCCGCCAACCGCACCTTTACGAGTGAAACGCGTCGGACTGAGGATCCGGTTTGGGCCGTCCCAAGATATCACGCTCAACTGGCAATAGGAGCAGCTGACGACGTGGATGTCGAATCCTTCGAAATCGGTGATAGCCCGATCCTTCGGTTGGAAACCGGTGGACCGATTGCAAAAGAAGATGACGAGAAAGAAGGTTCCTCTAAATCTACTTCTGGGAAATCGGACCGCAAACAGCAGGACGCCTCCACGGTTGACGATGGTAGCAAACAGAAACCACTCATCAAAGAACAGAACGACGGTCCTTCCGCATCGCCTACGAAAGATGACAGCACGAAGGAGGGCGAACAATCTGCTCCAGGAAAAAAGGCAGATCGTGAGTCGCCGACTACAGATGAAAGGGGTGCTGAATCAAGCCGAGTTACTCTCGCGGAATTCTGTGAGCAACACTCAGATCTCGTTGGAGATCTTGACGAGGAGACGCTCAAAGAAGACGACGCATTGATTGAGCACATCAGCGAACGTCTCAGAGTTGCCAACTTCGTCGCCGAACAGGGACAGAAGATGAAAAACTGA
- the csa3 gene encoding CRISPR-associated CARF protein Csa3, whose product MRTYVSTIGFDSTRVTRPILTNGLEQGDRIVLLQPNDQNESSRANEAVADVERLVEELQPSTTVDRVEIRYDAFHTAIGQCSSLITNQQGEMVVVLGGGARDIYLPLALATFVHKHDVDAVLQFSDIDGSVTELVFPDLTVSLSDRQLEILSYLAYLDSDLSLSELSEETNIAKSTVTRHVSELEELGFMYTEYHGKRKYVSITDEGVLYQEIY is encoded by the coding sequence ATGCGCACTTACGTTTCTACGATCGGGTTCGACAGTACTCGAGTTACTCGTCCAATCCTGACAAACGGCCTTGAACAAGGTGATCGAATCGTTCTCCTCCAACCGAACGATCAAAACGAGTCCTCTCGAGCAAACGAGGCCGTCGCGGATGTCGAACGGTTAGTCGAGGAATTACAACCCAGTACAACTGTCGACCGAGTTGAAATACGTTACGACGCGTTTCACACGGCGATCGGTCAGTGTTCGTCGCTTATAACCAACCAACAGGGTGAGATGGTCGTGGTACTGGGAGGTGGTGCGAGGGATATCTATCTGCCTCTCGCACTAGCGACATTTGTGCACAAGCACGATGTTGACGCAGTTTTACAATTTAGCGATATTGATGGTTCCGTTACTGAATTAGTGTTCCCTGATCTTACGGTTTCCCTTTCCGATAGACAACTCGAAATCCTCTCCTATCTTGCGTATTTAGATTCTGATCTATCTCTTTCGGAACTCTCCGAAGAGACTAATATCGCAAAAAGTACTGTAACAAGACATGTATCTGAACTAGAGGAATTAGGATTTATGTACACAGAATATCATGGAAAGAGAAAGTACGTATCCATAACTGATGAGGGAGTGTTATATCAAGAAATATATTGA